Part of the Desulfobacterales bacterium genome, CCAGGCTCGGCTCCACAAAACACGACGGCAGAATGTTGATGGATTCGGGATTTAAAACGTCGGTAAAAGCGTTGCCCTTTTTTTCAGCCGCCGGATCTTCCACCGTAAAGAGCCGATCGTAAAGCCGCACTTCCGCCGTAACCGCATGGTCGGCCGACACCCAGTGCAGCGTGCCTTTTACTTTGCGACCGTCCTTGGACCATCCCCCCTTTGTTTCCGGGTCATAGGTGCAATGAATCTCGGTGATTTCGCCGGTGGCATGATCCTTTACCACGCTTTTGCAGGTCACATAATAGGCATAGCGAAGCCGCACCTCGCTGCCCGGCGCGAGACGGAAAAATTTTTTGGGCGGATTCTCCATAAAATCATCCCGTTCAATATAGAGCACCTTTGAAAAGGGAAGTTTTCGGGTGCCCAAAGAGTCATCTTCCGGATGATACGCACCCTCGAGCGCCTCCACCAAATCTTCCGGATAATTGTCAATCACCACACGCAGAGGGTTTAACACCGCCAATACGCGCGGGGCCGTCCGGTTCAGATCTTCTCGAATCGTATGTTCCAGCAGGGCGACATCCACCATCGAGTCCCGCTTGGCCACGCCGATTTTCTCGCAAAAACCGCGAATCGCAGCCGGGGTAACGCCCCGGCGACGCAGGCCTGAAATGGTCGGCATTCTGGGATCATCCCACCCGTTGACCAGGCCGGCGGCAACCAGTTGAATGAGCTTTCGCTTGCTGAGCACCGTATAACTCAAATTCAGACGGGCAAACTCGATCTGCCGGGGATGGCAATCCACCGGCAGGTTGTCCAGCACCCAATCATACAGGGGCCGGTGGTCTTCAAATTCGAGCGTGCAAATGGAATGGGTGATGTTCTCAATGGCATCGCTGATGCAATGCGCATAATCATACATGGGATAAATGCACCACGCATTGCCGGTACGATGATGATCGGCCTTGATGATGCGGTACAGCACCGGATCACGCATGTTGACGTTGCCGGAGGCCATATCGATTTTAGCCCTGAGGACATGGGTGCCCGCTTCAAACTCTCCCGCGCGCATGCGCTCGAACAGATCCAGGTTTTCCGCCTCCGATCGATTTCGATAGGGGCTGTTCTTGCCCGGTTCGGTCAGCGTCCCGCGATATTCGCGAATCTCGTCGGCATTGAGGCTGCACACATACGCCTTGCCGCGTTTAATCAATTCCACGGCATACGCATAAAAGCGGTCAAAATAATCCGAGGCGTAATAAAGCCGATTCTGCCAATCAAACCCGAGCCACCGGACATCGTCCTGAATGGAGGACACATATTCCACCTCCTCCTTGGTGGGGTTGGTATCGTCAAACCGAAAATTGCAGGTTCCGCCATAGGCCGCGGCCAAGCCGAAATTGAGACAAATCGATTTGGCATGCCCGATATGCAGATATCCATTGGGTTCCGGTGGAAATCGGGTCGCTACCCGGCCGTTATTCTTACCGCGCCGAAGATCCTCTTCGATAATGGTCTTGATAAAATTCGGCGGCGATGCCTGCTCGTTGGAATCACTTAGTTTTTCAGGTGTCATGGCAATCTGTTTACGCTCACATGTTAATATTTAGGAAACCAAAGCCATCCAAGCAGATAGCATATCGTTTATATAGCGGGCACCCACTGTTTTCCGTTTTCGATAAAGTCGCCTTCAGTAGCATCAATGCCCAGAAAAATCAAACCTGCCGAACGACGTTAGGCCCTTTACCAGAAACATGCACGCTTTTGCGTGTATATTCGCCGAAGGTAAAAGATGGCTTTTATGCATTCCAGCATTCCAGCATTCCAGCATCCGGCTTTGCCGGATTAGAATACCATGCCCACATAGCCCACGAGGGAATCGCCGGGGCTTTTATCATAGCTGGTGGCATAGGCCACCAGTTCGGCGGGACCTGCACCCAGAACATTGGCCGCTGCAATGGCCGTCGCCGCAGCCCCCGCGCAGCAGGCATTATGGTGATCAAAGGCCACCCGCAGCACCTGCGTCGGTGAGAGCTGCCGCATGGCATCGATGACCGAGCGATCATTTTCATTTTTGACCCAGTCCACGGCGGCGCTTCCCGAACCTTTGGGCATAAATCCGTAATTGGCGCCGTAATGGGTCAGATCCGTGGAACCGATTACTTTGACTTTCAACCCCATCTCCATGGCAATCGCCACTGCCTTTTCCCCGATCTCTAAAGAAAGCGCATCCGGCGGCAGTCCCATGGGAACGATGGCAACATCCCTGAAAAAATATTTCACAAAGGGAAGTTGCAGCTCGATCGTATTATCCGGCGTAAACTCTCTGGCGGTTTCAATCTTGAAAGGGTAAGCACGCGTAAGCGCTTCGGCAATTTCCGAGTGAATGGAAAGCGCACCGAACGGTGTCTCCCAACTGCCCGCCGTCATGATATAATTCGGGGCTCCGGCCGGTAAATGCATTCCGAATATCAAAAGCACATCCGGCGCTTGCGCCTCCACGAGGTGATGGATCACATTGCAGGCAATCGCCCCGGAATAATACCAGCCCGCATGGGGGACGATGCCGCCCACATAGGACCGGTTCGGCACCTGCCATCCCTTGCCTTCCTGAAGAAATGCTTCTATCTCCAGCTCACACGCACTTTTTCCCGCCGGATACCAACTGCCGGCAAACATGGCTTTTCGCGCGCCCATGCTTCACCTCCTACGGGTAGAATGATCTTCCCCAAAGCCGTGGTAATGTGGTTAAGTATTTAAAACGGTGTCATAAATCCCGGCGATCACCGCCCTGTCAAAAAGATAGGCCGTGTTGCAATAATGGCATTTCATTTCAACCGGAAACGGACCATGATCGAGAAGATCCGCCAAATCCGCCTTTGGAAGCATTGCTAACACCCGTCGCACCCGGGACTCATTGCAATGACACATGAATTCAATCCGGCGGGTGGCAATCACCCGCGGCTGATGCGCCGAAAACAACTCGTTGATAATGGTCGACGGTTCCACACCGTTTGAAAAGGAGGTGCCAAGAGACAACAACAGCGCCATCTTATGCTCGATATCGGCCACTTGCCCGGCATCGGCCCCCGGCATGGCTTGAACCAAAAGTCCGCCGGCTCCCTGAACACGGCCATCGTGATCAAAATAAATGCTCAGGTGCACGGCAGTGGGAATTTGCTCCGAAGTCAAATAATAATGCGCCAGATCCTGTCCGATGTTCCCATATTGAAGGATCACCTTGCCGGAAAAAGGTTGCTTGGCGTCTTCCAAATACCGGGTTACGGTCAAAAAGCCGGGACCGAAAAAAGGGGCCAAATTAAAATCTTCCAGCGGGGAACTGACCGGAATGGATTTATTTTTCAGGTATCCTCGCACCTCTCCGAACGCATTGGCCTCCACCGTAAGCCCTTTTACCGGGCCGGCGCATTCAATCTGCAACGCCAGGCGGTCATTCCCCTTAAGTGAGCTTGCCATTAACCCCGCGCCCAGGTAAGCATGACCCAACACCAGGGTTTCCAAAATTCCCAATTCATGGTTGGCGCGCATCTCATGAATCATTCGGGTGCCGTGAATCATCACCCCCCGAATCGTCTCATCCGCCAGGGTGAAGTGATACAATCGATCTTTGGCCGCAGCCTGCAGCCGCGCCTTTAACCCCTCGCCATTCATTGATTTTTTTATCATGGGTGGTGAATAATATCCTATTCCCGAATATGGCGCACCAAATGCCCCGCCTCAGGAAAGATGAGTGCGTTGCATGCGAGTTTGCATGCTTTGAGGCTGCCCGGCAGGCAGAAAACAACGCTATGATAAATCACACCGGCCGTGGCTCTGGACAAAATCGCCGCCGAGTCGATCTCCTCATAACTAAGCTGTGCGAAGAGCACCCCGAACGCGGTTAATTCCTTGGTAAATAAAGGTGTTACCGCCTCAATGGTGACATCCTTTGCGCTGATGCCCGTGCCGCCCGTCACCAGAATGATATCCGGTGAAAAATCCCGAATTAGCGCCAGCAGCGTGTCGCGAATCAGCGCCATATCATCCGGAATCACCGTGGCATGCACCACCGTGTGCCCTTCTTTGCCGGCCTGCTTGCGCAGCCACTGCCCGCTTTTATCCTCGGCCGGAGTCCGGGAAGTGGATACCGTGATGATGCCGACCGACACGCGATCGGGCGCCGTATGTTTATGCTGTTTGGTTCCCATGAGAGCTTCTGTGTGAATTGCCTTGATTTTGAGATACGTTTTTGCCTATTGATTCGAACAGGTACGGATGGACTTTTAATTTCCTATCAAAATCTGCCGGCCCTTGCAACCATCTCGAGCATCAGCCGGCAACGGCGCAGACGCGGGAAAAAAGCGGACATTATGACATCAAACGAATTCTACAAGCCCTCATGCGCGGGGGTTATTCTCGCCGGCGGATTAAACCTGCGGTTTAACGGCGAGAACAAAGCACTGGCGACCGTCGGGAAAAACAACATCATCGAAAACACGCTTCGCTTGTTCCGGGATCTATTCGAGGAAATTATCATCGTCACCAATACCCCCTTGCTCTTTTCACAGTGGGATGTAACCATCGTCACGGACATATTTCCCATTCAAAGTCCGCTGACCGGCATCTACAGTGCGCTTTTTTACGCCTCAGCGCCTCATATTTTCGTTTCAGCCTGCGATACCCCTTTTTTACAGGAGAAGCTGGTCAAAGTGATTATTGACAACATCGATACGAAAGCGGATATTTTTATACCGGCGACAGAAAAGGGGCTTGAGCCGTTGTGCGCGGCTTATGCCAAAAAATGCATGGTGCCGATAGAGCGCATGTTGCTGGCCCATTTGCAAGACCATGGCGCGTCTGCAGCCACCCAACACCGAATATTAAAAAAATCTTTGAAAATTCAAAATTTTTTTAACAAGGTGCGAATTAAACCCATCGGCGAAGATCAGCTTCGGGCAGCGGATGCATCCCTTGTTTCCTTTTTCAACGTGAACACGCCCGAGGATCTGGCCAACGCACTGAAAATGCTTCCGCAAATAAAGAAGGAGTCATTATGAATATTACTGAACTCATGGAAAGCATAAAACGCAATCCGAGATACGCCGACGTCGGCATGGTGTTGTATCACAACGGTGTTGTCCGCGGCACATCAAGAGACGGGCGGCCCGTGAAAGGCCTGCGCATTCGGGTCGATCATGACAAACTTGCGGCCGTTTTGACGGAAAACCGGAAAAAGCCCGGCATTATGGACATTCGGGTCTGGATCAATGAGGATAAGGATCTGACCGTGGGCGAGGATGTCATGTTTCTGGCTGTTGCAGGAGACATTCGGGAAAATGTGCTCTCCACGCTCGAAACGACCCTGAATACCATCAAATCGACGGTGACCGCCAAAACCGAATATTTTGTATAGGATTTTAGCCGATCTGCTCAAAGGGATCTAACGGACAAACGGAATCGTTATGGATGAATTTTCTCATATTGACGATGAAGGACGTGTTCGCATGGTGGATGTGACCGCAAAGGCCGATACGCTGCGCACGGCGCGGGCGCGCGGAATCGTCACCATGCAACGCAATACCTTTGACAAGATAAAAAACCACCAGGTGAAAAAAGGCAACGTGCTGGAAACCGCCCGCATTGCCGGTGTGATGGCCGCCAAAAAAACAGCGGATCTGATTCCCATGTGCCATCCCTTATTTCTTTCTCATGTGGCGGTGGATTTTTTTCCGGACCTGGATTCTTGCGCCATCGTTATCGAAGCAAGCGCCAAACTTACCGGCCCGACCGGTGTTGAAATGGAAGCCCTGACAGCGGTCAGCGTGGCCGCTCTGACCCTCTACGATATGTGCAAGTCTTACGATCGCGCAATGACCATCTCTCGAATCGAATTAATTGAAAAAACAGGTGGGAAAAGCGGTATATTCAGAAAAGCAGAATGATGCCTCTTTCAAAAAAACGCATGGCCTTTGCCTACGCCTTCTTTTTTTCGGCGATTATTCTTTTATTTCAGGGTTGCCCGCCGCAACGTCCGGAGGCGCCGACGCTGACCCCTTCGGTGATGACAAGACTGCCTTCCGAACGCTATCCAGATTTTATGGATGATATGGCCTTTGACGGCATCGGTCATGCCATCGATCAGAGCCTTTCCTATCTGAAAAAAATTCCTGAAGATCGACGCTTCACCTTTGGTCCGGACCAATTCACCAGCAATCAGCTGATCCGGGCATTGTCTCATTTTAAGGCGTTTATTGCATCCAACCCGCCGCATGCGGATCTGAACACCTACATTCGAGCGAACTATTGGGTTTATGAGGCCGCAGGGTCTGATACCTCCGGTGAGGTGCTCTTTACCGGGTATTATGAACCGAACCTGCGCGGCAGCCGTCTGCAAACCGAGAGATATCAATACCCCGTCTATGCACGTCCGGAAAATCTGATCCCCATCGATTTATCCCTTTTCTCTCCTGAATATAAAGGAAAAACGCTAATCGGCCGCATTGCCGGCGATAAAATCGTCCCTTATGATGACAGAACCGCCATCGAAGGCGGATCACTTGAGGGAATAGCCATCCCGCTTGCCTGGGTAGATGATCCGGTGGACCTGTTTTTTCTTCAAATTCAAGGCTCCGGTAAAATTTATCTCAACACCGGCGAAGTGTTAAATGTCCACTACCATATTTCCAACGGAAAGCCCTATCGAAGCATTGGCAAGCTCTTGATTGAACAAAATAAAATCCCGAAATCCGATATCTCCATGCAGACGATTCGATCGTATCTGAAAGCACATCCTGAAGAATTATCTGATATTTTTTCCTATAACCCGAGCTATGTTTTTTTTAAAACAGAGATCGATGGCCCCATTGGATGCCTTGACGTCAAACTGACCCCCGGCCGCTCGCTGGCCGTTGACCGGCGGATTTTCCCCATGCCCACCTTATCCTTTATTCAAACGAAAAGACCTCTGACCGATGGGGCCGGCGCCATAACCGCATGGACCGATTGCGCTCGCTTTGTTCTGAATCAGGATACCGGCGGCGCCATTCGCGGCCCTGGCCGAGCGGATTTGTTCTGGGGCAACGGCGCTTATGCGGAGCTTGCCGCCGGTCACATGCAGCATTCCGGTCGACTCTATTTTTTGGTATTAAAATCAGATGCGCCTTAATTCGGCTTCACCGGATGCTAAAAGCTTGAAGCGTTGAAGCCGGAAGGCTTTAAGGATAAAACCATTATCCCTCCAATACGAAGATCCACGGGTTTGGACGTATGCTTTAGATAGCGGTTCTAATTGTGCCGACCTGGCCCTGCTATTGACTCTTGACCCTAAAGAACGTATTACTCTTCAAAAAAGCGGGTTTGCGTTTCACCTTTAAATAGCAATCAATGGAGATGCGTCATGTTCGGCATCGGCATGCCTGAAATGCTTTTGATAATGGCCGTAGCGCTGATTATCATCGGCCCCAAAAAACTTCCGGATCTCGCCAAATCACTCGGCCGTGCCATCGGCGAATTTCGTAAGGCCACCAGTGACTTAAAGGACTCTATCGTCCCGGGGGACGATTTAGAGAATGTCAAAACCACCTTTAAAGACCTTAACAAAGAGGTCAACGCGCCCTTGAACAAAAGCGTTAACGGCCCCGACCCGACGCCAGAAGCGGGGAAAAAGCCTGACAACCCGAACGTCACTCCCCCTTCACAGGCGCCCAGGGATACCGGACAAAATGCTTGAAGACGAAAAAATTCCATTCACTGATCATCTTGAAGAACTCAGAAAACGACTGATCACCTGTTTTATCGCTGTCGGGGTCGGCTTTGTTGTTTCTTACGGTTTTAAGGACAAGCTTTTCGAAATTCTTACCCGCCCGCTGGTTGCCGTGATGAAAACCGGCGATAAAATCATTTTTACCGGGCTTCCCGAAGCGTTTTTCACCTATCTGAAAGTCGCCTTTCTCACCGGTATCGGCTTGGCAACCCCCGTTATCCTCTATCAATTTTGGATGTTTGTAGCGCCTGGCCTTTACGAAAAAGAGCGAAAACTTCTGATTCCCGTTGTCTTTCTCTCCTCCTTTTTTTTTCTCGGCGGCGCCTTGTTCGGTTATTTCATCGTCTTTCCTTTCGGGTTTCAATTTTTTATGAGTTTTGCAACAGAAACCATTCGGCCAATGCCCTCCATGCGGGAATACCTGTCCTTTTCCTCCAAAATGCTATTGGCTTTTGGCCTCGTGTTTGAAATGCCGCTGGTAATCACTTTCATGTCGCGCCTTGGCGTTGTAAACGTCGACTTCCTTAAAAAAAACCGTAAGTACGCCATATTGTTTTTTTTCATCGGTGCCGCCATTCTCACCCCGCCGGATGTGGTTTCGCAGATTCTGATGGCGGTCCCTCTGATGGGCCTGTATGAAATCAGTATTATCGGCGCCAAGATCTTTCAAAACAAACCCACTCCTGCCGATGAGGATCCAAAAGCCGAAGAAGAAGAGGAAGATAACGCCAATGCATCATCCTAAAAAGAAAGCCATGATTGCCGTTGACACCCATGAGGAGAAATGATAGATAGTTTTTTTTGTAAAAAGAAGATAAAAAAACAAACCAAAAAATTATCAAAAGGGGGTATTTTTACAATGAAAAACAGATTGTTATTGATGTTGATCGTTGCCACAAGCTGCTTTTTCTTTGCTTCCGGCATATATGCCGGTACAGCCGCTGAAGACGTCATCAAAATGGAAAACAAAGCGTATTCCGCACATAAAAAAGGAATCGTCATGTTCTCCCATAAAAAACATGCGGAAGAATACGCAACGAAAAACCCGGAGCTTTATAAAAACGGCTGCGGCGAATGCCACCATGACAAAGACGGCAAACCGCTGGCGCTGAAGGCGGGCGATGAGGTTCAAAGCTGCTTTGAATGCCACAACAAAGAAGGGGAAAAGCCCAAAGGAAAAGATGCTCCCAAGCTTTCCAAAAAAGAAACCTTAGCCTACCATGCCGAAGCCATACATGCCAATTGCAAGGGCTGCCATAAGGCCTTTAATAAAGCCAACACGAGCACGGCTGCGCCGGTTTCCTGCAATAAGTGCCATCCGAAAAAAGATAAAGGATAGAATCAGACGGATCATGCAAAAAGGGGCAACTGCAGTTGCCCCTTTTTTTTGTGTGATCAAATCTCTCTCACACACGGATGCCTATTCGCCTCTTCATAACATACCTTTAAGAAATCATTCGATTTTTATATGCTATCGCTTTTTGTACCAGGGCACCGGCCCACTCTGGAGTTCCCAGCGCATGCAAATGAGTATACGTGGCCAGCACATTATTAACACTGGCCCCATCTTTTCCATCAATAATCCCGGTGCCGCGTTTCATGGTAAACACAAAATCATTGTCATTTCCCCGCCACTCAAGCACGGTTGAATAATGAAACTCATGGCCTTTCAACTCGGTGCCGACCGTGAAAAACGGGTTTTTCCGGGAAACTGCGGCTACGGTATAGCCATGGCCTTGCGGCTTTTTACTGAAACCGAACACGATGGGGAGCACACCGCACATGGGATAGGTTTTCCCCTCAAGCACGAGGGCCTCTCCCAAATACATCAGGCCGCCACATTCAGCATAAATGGGGAGCCCCTCACAGGATAGCTGTTTGATACGATGACGAAATCGAAGGTTCTCCGCGAGCCGGTCGGCATGCGTCTCCGGAAAGCCGCCACCGATATAGAGGGCATCAACGTCCGGCATTTCCCTTTGGGTTAGCGGCGACATAAAAACCGTCTCTGCACCCGCCAATTCCAGTGCTTCTATATTTTCAGGGTAATAAAACTGAAAGGCAGTATCCCGAATGATTCCGATTCGAGGAATTGACACACCACTCACAGCGGCTTTCACGAGCGGATTGCTGGCAGGCGATACGATGGGCCCTGCCTGGCCGAATTCTTGAGCCAACGCCAGAATGGCATCTAAATCAAGATACCGCCGGGCCATGTCCGCAGCCGCTTGGATGGATTCTTTTGCCCAGGCATGCTCATCGGTCGGCACCAGGCCCATGTGCCGTTCGGGAAAATCTTCGCGGTTAAGTTTTGGGATAGCGCCCAGCACGGGTATTTTGCAAAAGGCTTCGATGCTTCGGCGAATACTACCCTCGTGGCGAGCGCCTGACACACGATTTAACACCACGCCCTTAATAGCGACATTCGGGTCAAAGCCAATACACCCTTGAACCACCGCCGCCAGGGTGCGCGTTGATTTGGTGCAATCCAGGCATAAGATCACCGGGGCTGTGAGCAATTTCGCCAATTCGGCCGTGCTGGTAACACCGGCAAGATCGGTGCCGTCATAGAGGCCGCGGTTTCCCTCAATCACAGCCAGATCGGCTAAAGCTGTATGATCCTGAAATGATTTTATAAGATTGGGTTTGTTAACAAGAAACGGATCCAAATTATAGCAAGGCCGGCCCGCCGCGAGAGCAAGCCAGCCCGCATCAATATAATCCGGACCTTTTTTGAAAGGCGATAGGGAAAGCCCCCGATCTCTCAGGGCAGCAATAATTCCAATGGAAAGTATGGTCTTCCCGGACCCACCCCGAAGAGCGGCAACCAGCAGCCTTGGAATACCCATGTTTTCCTTGGACATGAAAACCACTTTACAAATAAGGTGTACCGGCAGTCAAAAAACGCGTAAGAGAAGCGTCCGGCTTAGTCTTCACCCTCTCCATGGGCCTGTTTTCCGGCCCCTTTAAGGCCATACATCGACGTGCTGCCGCTAGACCAGTACTCCAAAACGCCATCGGTCACCAGGGTGTTGATCAGTTTTTTGGCTTCCCGTGGCTTTAGTTCAAGAATTTCGGACAGATCATTAAAATAGAACTTGCTCTTTCCTTTTTTCTTGGACAGCGCATCGACAATTTTTTCTTTGGCTTCGGCAATATCCATCTTGATTTCCTTTTCTTGGCATCCGGGCTGAACGACCGGGAGGTTCGTCCAGCCCGTCAGTTAATTGTCCGAAATTAGAATTTGAAATTCGAGGTGTGTCGCCAAGTGTAATAGGCGGGATCACGGAAATCATCTATAAGATGATGCGTGAATTCCAGCTCGCATTTATCAAAGAATCTTTCCCATCCAATTCGGCCTGCCCATTCGCCCAAACGCTCGTATTTGTTGGCGCCGGCTGCATAGGCTTCAACAATCTTTTTGATGGTATCCGTCATCGTGGGCCATCGCGGCACTTCATTGGGAATAAAGGCCACAACGACTTTAGAGAAGGCCGGGTTGCTGATGCGGTTGGACACCTTGCCGCCAACCATAAGAACAATGCCGTCACCTTCCGTATCGGCAAGCGGCAACGAGGGACACATCGTGTAACAGTTACCGCAGAACATACAGCGTTCGCTTTTGATAGCGACGGAATTTACCGTGGCGCCGCCGACTTCAACTTTGCTCGGACGAATCGCAGCAGTCGGACAAGCGGCGATGGCCAAGGGCACTTCGCACATTTTGTCCAGGTATTCATGGTCGATCATCGGCGGTTTGCGGTGATATCCCAGAATGGCGATATCGGAGCAATGCACCGCGCCGCACATATTCAGACAGCAGGCCATGGAAACCCGCAGGTGTGCCGGCATCCGGTGCTGTTTGAAATCATCGAACAGCACGTCCATGGTCGCCTTGACCGTACCGGAGGCGTCTGTCGCCGGGGTGTGGCAGTGAATCCATCCCTGCGTATGAACGATGTTGGTGATACCGGCGCCAGTGCCGCCCACGGGGAACTTGAAGCTGCCGCCGTCAAATTTTCTGCTTTCCAGATCCTGAATCAACGGCGCGAC contains:
- a CDS encoding dissimilatory sulfite reductase D family protein — protein: MDIAEAKEKIVDALSKKKGKSKFYFNDLSEILELKPREAKKLINTLVTDGVLEYWSSGSTSMYGLKGAGKQAHGEGED
- the dsrB gene encoding dissimilatory-type sulfite reductase subunit beta, which translates into the protein MAFISSGYDPNEPMKNRISDIGPRKYDEFYPPVIAKNKGKWLYHEILQPGVLVHVAESGDQVFTVRVGGARLMGTEHIREICAIAEKHCGGYVRFTTRNNIEFMVDSKEKVAPLIQDLESRKFDGGSFKFPVGGTGAGITNIVHTQGWIHCHTPATDASGTVKATMDVLFDDFKQHRMPAHLRVSMACCLNMCGAVHCSDIAILGYHRKPPMIDHEYLDKMCEVPLAIAACPTAAIRPSKVEVGGATVNSVAIKSERCMFCGNCYTMCPSLPLADTEGDGIVLMVGGKVSNRISNPAFSKVVVAFIPNEVPRWPTMTDTIKKIVEAYAAGANKYERLGEWAGRIGWERFFDKCELEFTHHLIDDFRDPAYYTWRHTSNFKF